One Veillonella criceti DNA window includes the following coding sequences:
- a CDS encoding site-specific integrase — translation MTRRRKSNLLFSTYYREWIQLYKVGAVREVTLDKYWNTHQRIIELAPNLRVHEIDRVLYQKLLNDYAETHEKQTTLDFHHLLKGAIRDAIEDGYLLSDPTRKVVIKGKSPREKKIKYLNQFELQALIKQLNLTPNLNWDWFILLIAKTGIRFSEALAITPESFDFFTQKLTISQTWSYKKGDGGFQPTKNHSSIRKIQLDWQIAMQFSQLTQGLPHDKPIFVTKRVFNSTINNRLQKLCLKAKIPIITIHGLRHTHASLLLFAGVSIASVAARLGHSSMSTTQETYLHIIQELENQDNDKIMRHLASLI, via the coding sequence ATGACAAGAAGACGAAAATCAAATTTATTATTTAGTACGTACTACAGAGAATGGATTCAGCTTTATAAAGTGGGAGCTGTACGAGAGGTTACACTTGATAAATATTGGAATACTCATCAACGAATTATAGAGTTAGCTCCTAATCTTCGAGTCCATGAAATTGACAGAGTTTTATATCAAAAACTGTTAAATGATTATGCTGAGACACACGAAAAACAGACCACTTTAGACTTTCATCATTTGCTAAAAGGCGCTATTAGAGATGCAATTGAAGATGGGTATTTACTCTCTGATCCTACTAGAAAAGTAGTAATAAAAGGTAAATCACCTAGAGAAAAGAAAATAAAATATTTAAATCAATTTGAACTACAAGCACTTATAAAGCAATTAAATTTAACCCCTAATTTAAATTGGGATTGGTTTATTTTATTAATCGCCAAAACAGGAATTCGTTTTTCAGAAGCTTTAGCTATTACTCCAGAAAGCTTTGATTTTTTTACCCAAAAATTAACAATTTCACAAACTTGGAGTTATAAAAAAGGTGATGGAGGGTTTCAACCTACAAAAAATCATTCTTCAATACGCAAAATACAATTAGATTGGCAAATAGCAATGCAATTTTCCCAACTTACGCAAGGATTACCACATGATAAACCTATATTTGTTACAAAGCGAGTATTTAACTCAACAATCAATAATCGCTTACAAAAGCTGTGTTTAAAAGCTAAAATACCAATTATTACTATACACGGATTACGACATACTCATGCATCTTTACTGTTGTTTGCGGGTGTTTCAATCGCTAGTGTCGCTGCCAGATTAGGTCATTCAAGTATGTCTACAACACAGGAGACCTACTTACATATCATTCAAGAATTAGAAAACCAAGATAATGATAAAATTATGAGACATTTAGCATCGCTTATTTAA
- a CDS encoding restriction endonuclease subunit S, producing the protein MINITNNVENWQQLKLFDVLEIPIKERLENPALNKLITVGLNLTGIRVGSARETLDIGATTYYVRRKGQLIYGKQNFFNGSMAIIDDKYDGYATSIDVPALNINNNKVDSKFLYYYISRPCYYKRTEAQAIGTGSKRIHEKTLLSFEIYLPPLATQKKIAKLINNIEKYIAKQNVLLNNYINIKNKYLQLLFI; encoded by the coding sequence TTGATGTTTTAGAGATACCGATAAAAGAAAGACTAGAGAATCCAGCTTTAAATAAATTAATAACGGTTGGATTAAACTTAACTGGAATTCGGGTCGGTAGCGCCCGTGAAACATTAGACATAGGTGCTACAACTTATTATGTTAGAAGAAAAGGCCAGTTAATTTATGGCAAACAAAACTTTTTTAATGGATCAATGGCAATAATAGACGATAAATATGATGGATATGCAACATCTATTGATGTCCCTGCACTGAATATTAATAACAATAAAGTAGATTCTAAGTTTTTATATTATTATATTTCTCGACCATGTTATTATAAAAGAACAGAGGCTCAGGCTATAGGTACTGGCTCTAAACGCATTCATGAAAAAACTTTATTATCATTTGAAATATATTTACCTCCACTTGCAACGCAAAAAAAGATTGCTAAATTAATTAATAATATTGAAAAATATATTGCTAAACAAAATGTGCTACTAAATAATTATATAAATATAAAAAATAAATATTTGCAATTACTTTTTATTTGA